ATTGCGGGCTGCGCGGTCTCGCCGCCCACGATCCCGCCGGTCAAGCAGGTCGACCTGCAGCGCTTCATGGGCGACTGGTACGTGATCGGCAACATCCCGACGCGGCCGGAGCGCAATGCCTTCAACGCGGTGGAGTCGTACACGCTGCAGCCGGACGGGCGCATCGACACGCGTTTTCGCTACCGCGAAGGCGCGTTCGACGGCCCGCTGAAGACGATGAACCCGGTCGGCAGCGTGGTGCCGGGCACCGGCAATGCGGTGTGGGGCATGCAGTTCATCTGGCCGGTGAAGGCCGAGTACGTGATCGTCGATGTCGACAGGGACTACCAGCTCACGATCATCGGCAGGAGCGATCGCGACTACGCCTGGATCATGGCGCGCACGCCGACCATTCCCGAGCCGGTGTACGAGGCGGCGGTCTCGCGGCTGAAGACGCTGGGCTATTCGACGGACAACCTGCGCCGGGTGCCGCAGCGCTGGCCCGAAGACGCCGCGGCGGCTGCAAAGTAGCCGCGCAACGGGCGTTCAGCCGGGGGCTTGCGCGTTCAGCGCCGCGAAGCCGCGCGCCAGGTCGGCCGTGAGGTCGGCCGGCGACTCCAGCCCGATGTGCAGCCGCACGACCGCGCCGCGCCCGCTCCAGTCGGTCACGCTGCGTGCCGCCCGCATGTTGGTCCAGGCCACGAGGCTCTCGTAGCCGCCCCATGAAGAGCCGCGCCCGAAGAGCGTGAGCGCGTCGACGAAGCGCTCGACCGCCGCGTTGCCGATGCCCGGCTGCAGTTCGATCGACAGCAGCCCGTTGGTGCCCTTGCAGTCGCGCTTCCAGAGGTGGTGCCCCGGGTGCTGCGGCAGCGCGGGGCAGAACACCGTCGCCACCTCGGGCCTGGCCTCGAGCCAGTGCGCCACGTCGAGCGCATGGCGCTCGTGCACCTGCAGCCGCGCCGACAGGGTGCGCATGCCGCGCAGCACCAGCCAGGCGTCGTCGGGGCTCACGGTCATGCCGAAGGCGTCGCAGCGCTCATTGAGCGGGCGCCATGCGGCCTCGGTGGTCGCGACCGTGCCCATCATCACGTCGGAGTGGCCGCCGAGGTACTTGGTCGCGGCCATCGTCGAGATGTCCGCGCCCAGCGCGAGCGGGCGGTACTGCAGGCCCGACCCCCAGGTGTTGTCCGCCGCCAGCAGCGCGCCGCGCGCATGGGCCAGCGCCGCGAGCCGGGGCAGGTCGCACATCTCGTAGACCAGCGAGCCGGGGCATTCGGCGTACACCAGCCGGGTATCGGCTTCGAACAGTTCCTCGATGCCGCTGCCGTCCGCCGCGAAGAAGCTGCTGCGGATGCCGTAGGGCGCGAGGAACGAAGTCACGAGGTTGCGCGTGGGTTCGTACACGCTGTCCGACATGAGCACGTGGTCGCCCGGCTTCAGGTATGACAGCAGCACCATGCCGATGGCGGCGAGGCCCGTGGGAAAGAGCCGCGTGCGGTAGGCGCCTTCGAGTTCGCTCACCGCGTCTTCGAGCGCGAAGGTGGTGGGGGTGCCGCGCGCGCCGTAGCTGAAGACGCGTTCCTCGTCGCGCCGCGCGCGGGCGTCGCGCATCGCGCCCACGCTGTCGAACAGCACGGTGCTGGCGCGCACCAGCGGCGTGTTGACGGGGGCGCCGCCGGCATACGAAGGCGTCTTGCCGGTGCGCGTGAGCCGGGTGTCGAGGGACTGGCCGGCGGGGTCGTCGTGGTGCGAAGCGGACATGGTTCGATGAAGGGCGAAAGTGGGCGGCAGGCCGCTATGTTGCGTCAATCCGCCTTGGCACCGGAAAGCTTGACGATGCGCGACCAGCGTTCGATGTCCTGGCGCAGCTGCGCCGCGAAGGCTTCGGGCGTGCTGGCCACCACCTCGCTGCCGCCGTCGGTGACGAGCTTGGCCACTTCGGGCAGGTGCAGGGTGCGCACGATGGCTTCGTTCAGGTAGGCCACGCGTTCGGGCGGTGTGCCGGCCGGGGCGAAGAAGCCGTACCAGTCCTCGAAGCGCGCGCCGGCGTAGCCCAGTTCTTCCAGCGTCGGCGCCTTGGCGAACACGCCGATGCGGCGCGGGCTGGTGACGGCCAGCACGCGCAGCTTGCCGTTCTGCACCATCCCCGCCACCGACGAGGTGGAGGTGACCAGGATGTCGACCTGTCCGCCGAGCAGGTCGGTCAGGGCCGGGCCGGCGCCCTTGTAGGGCACGTGGGTCATGGCGATGCCGTTGTCCTTCGACAGCACCACGCCGACGAGGTGCGACAGGGTGCCGTTGCCGGGCGTGGCGTAGGTCACCTTGCCGGGGCTGGCCTTGGCCTTGGCGGCGAGGTCTGCAAAGCTCTTGAGCGGCGAGTTGGCGTCCACCACGAGCGCGAGCGGCGCGGCGTTGATCTGCGTGATCGGGATGAAGTTCTTGACCGGGTCGAAGCCGGGCGATGCGTAGAGCGAGGGGTTCACCGCCATGATCGACACCTGCGAGGTGAGCACGGTGTAGCCGTCGGGCCTGGCCTCGGCGACGGCCTTGGCGCCGATGTTGCCGCCCGCGCCGCCGCGGTTGTCGACCACCGCGGCCTGGCCCATGACTTCCGGCAGGCGCGTGGTCACCAGGCGCGCCGTCGCGTCGTTGCCGCCGCCGGGCGGGAAGGGCGACACGAAGCGGATCGTCTGCGACGGAAATCCGTTGCGCGGCGCCAGCGTTTCGGCTGCGGCGGCAGCGGGCTGCAGGGCGGATGCCGCGAGCCAGGCGGCAAGCGCCGTGACACCGGCGAGACGGACAAGATGCGGGATGCGGCTGGCGAACGACATGACAGGACTCCTGGAATAGGAACGGACAAGGACGAACAGAAAGGGCGGCGGGGAAAGGCGGGCGTCAGCCCTGGGCGTGCGGCGCGGCGGCGGGTGGCAGCCGGAAGGCGGCGCGCTCCTGCGCATCGAGCTGCGCGACGAGGCCGGTCTCCCATGCGAGGTAGCGGCGCGCGGCTTCCTTGTTGCCGTCGTGGCGGTCGTGCACGAAGAACAGGTAGTCGATGCAGTCCGCGTCGGCGGGCAGCGCGGGCGTGGCCTCGACCGGCAGGCCGGCGGCGCGCCATGCGGCCATCCCGCCTGCGAGCAGCAGCGGCGCGGGAGCGCGGCCCGCGAGTTCGGATGCGGCGGCCCAGGCCGCGAGCGATGCGTCGTCGGCCACCAGCACGAGCTGGCGCGGCTCGTGCTGGAGGTCGCGGGCCAGGCGCGGGCGGATCGACCAGCGCGCCTGCGGGATGTGGCCGGCGCGAAA
Above is a window of Variovorax sp. PMC12 DNA encoding:
- a CDS encoding lipocalin family protein, with amino-acid sequence MKRSLRTFLASPPVLIAAGAAVALLIAGCAVSPPTIPPVKQVDLQRFMGDWYVIGNIPTRPERNAFNAVESYTLQPDGRIDTRFRYREGAFDGPLKTMNPVGSVVPGTGNAVWGMQFIWPVKAEYVIVDVDRDYQLTIIGRSDRDYAWIMARTPTIPEPVYEAAVSRLKTLGYSTDNLRRVPQRWPEDAAAAAK
- the metC gene encoding cystathionine beta-lyase, whose product is MSASHHDDPAGQSLDTRLTRTGKTPSYAGGAPVNTPLVRASTVLFDSVGAMRDARARRDEERVFSYGARGTPTTFALEDAVSELEGAYRTRLFPTGLAAIGMVLLSYLKPGDHVLMSDSVYEPTRNLVTSFLAPYGIRSSFFAADGSGIEELFEADTRLVYAECPGSLVYEMCDLPRLAALAHARGALLAADNTWGSGLQYRPLALGADISTMAATKYLGGHSDVMMGTVATTEAAWRPLNERCDAFGMTVSPDDAWLVLRGMRTLSARLQVHERHALDVAHWLEARPEVATVFCPALPQHPGHHLWKRDCKGTNGLLSIELQPGIGNAAVERFVDALTLFGRGSSWGGYESLVAWTNMRAARSVTDWSGRGAVVRLHIGLESPADLTADLARGFAALNAQAPG
- a CDS encoding Bug family tripartite tricarboxylate transporter substrate binding protein, with protein sequence MSFASRIPHLVRLAGVTALAAWLAASALQPAAAAAETLAPRNGFPSQTIRFVSPFPPGGGNDATARLVTTRLPEVMGQAAVVDNRGGAGGNIGAKAVAEARPDGYTVLTSQVSIMAVNPSLYASPGFDPVKNFIPITQINAAPLALVVDANSPLKSFADLAAKAKASPGKVTYATPGNGTLSHLVGVVLSKDNGIAMTHVPYKGAGPALTDLLGGQVDILVTSTSSVAGMVQNGKLRVLAVTSPRRIGVFAKAPTLEELGYAGARFEDWYGFFAPAGTPPERVAYLNEAIVRTLHLPEVAKLVTDGGSEVVASTPEAFAAQLRQDIERWSRIVKLSGAKAD